A section of the Marinoscillum sp. 108 genome encodes:
- a CDS encoding TetR family transcriptional regulator C-terminal domain-containing protein — MEKTATKTRKKSLSQEDFKLAYMDHVLTHGSNPASVFAFAKDLKSTEAQFYSYFNSFKALERTIWSDWFAQTIKTIEEDPAYAEYTVREKLLGFYFTWLEILKNNRSFVLKRFEEISRKELNPYFLEGVQPHFKSYVNDLVTEGKDTTEVAERPFTNQYEKAFWLHFLFITRFWVNDDSSDFEKTDAAIEKSVNLAFDLVGKGPLDSMLDFAKFLFQNK, encoded by the coding sequence ATGGAAAAGACAGCCACCAAAACAAGAAAAAAGTCATTAAGCCAGGAGGACTTCAAATTGGCTTATATGGATCACGTACTTACGCACGGCTCCAATCCGGCTTCAGTTTTTGCTTTTGCAAAGGATCTGAAAAGCACTGAGGCACAGTTTTACTCATACTTTAATTCTTTCAAAGCACTGGAACGAACCATTTGGAGTGACTGGTTTGCACAAACCATCAAAACCATAGAAGAAGATCCAGCCTACGCAGAGTACACCGTGAGGGAGAAACTCCTGGGTTTTTATTTTACCTGGCTGGAAATTCTCAAAAATAATCGAAGCTTCGTGCTGAAGCGCTTCGAGGAGATCAGCAGAAAGGAACTTAACCCTTATTTTCTGGAGGGGGTACAGCCACATTTTAAGTCTTATGTGAATGATTTAGTTACCGAAGGAAAGGATACCACGGAAGTAGCCGAACGGCCATTTACCAATCAGTACGAAAAAGCCTTTTGGCTTCACTTTCTGTTTATTACCCGGTTTTGGGTCAATGATGATAGCTCCGATTTTGAAAAGACAGATGCGGCCATTGAGAAGTCTGTTAACCTGGCCTTCGATCTGGTAGGCAAAGGGCCTTTGGATTCGATGCTTGATTTTGCAAAGTTTCTTTTCCAAAACAAGTAA